In a genomic window of Sinorhizobium meliloti:
- the ctaD gene encoding cytochrome c oxidase subunit I produces MELPNPDTRPEGEVRELERIWATPRGWRLVTAVNNTVIGLLYIGVAFLFFLMAGLLAVVMRTQLALGDNRLIDQDLYNQMFTVHGTTMMFLFAVPAVEALGVMLLPQMLAARDLPFPRLSAFAIWAYVVGGLVFFSTIFYDLAPKGGWFMYPPLTLMEYSPGDNADFWLLGIGFIEISAIAGAVEIVVGALRTRPPGMSLAKMPIFAWTMLIFASMIMFAFPSVILATMMLEIERAFGWPFFTAALGGDPLLWQHLFWFFGHPEVYIIFLPAAGLVSMMVPTMARTPLVGYHLIVVALIGTGFFSFGLWVHHMFTTGIPALSLAFFSAASMAVAVPSGIQVFSWIATIAAGRERFRITTASLFILGFLFIFTLGGLTGVMVAMVPFDHQVHDTYFVVAHFHYVLIGGFVFPLFAAIYYWMPLFSRRMLSERLGRWVFWLIFIGFNVTFLPMHLTGLRGMPRRVWTYPGDMGWDTLNLISTVGTYVLAAGVLVFLVDLAAKFRPGNGPHENPWGAGTLEWLPNDVYSTRSIPHITSREPLWDRPSLPQEVRDGHHYLPNAPTGWRETIVTSPIHARPQYVIQMPGPGWPPFLAAVFTAAFFLLLTVKMVTIATICGVLAIAFILVWAWGLDPGPSKGMIEIAKGVRLPTYMSGPTSHSWWAMVVLMFVAASLYLAYVFSYLFLWVVSPEVWAPAGSPEPPPLRWPLGSAALLLTGSGILWLVSRRLGMFSASRLAMAAALLLSLACLTGAFALELRGHLATGLSPNGNAYGAMVYLGAVLFAQLVFALLIMGLFAMARHLAGKLDAVRRVTYDSYALLYHYAVAQSLLGLGLIHGFPRLIG; encoded by the coding sequence TCTTCTTCCTCATGGCCGGTCTGCTCGCCGTCGTCATGCGCACGCAGCTCGCCCTCGGCGACAATCGCCTCATAGACCAGGACCTCTACAATCAGATGTTCACGGTCCACGGCACGACGATGATGTTCCTCTTTGCCGTGCCGGCGGTCGAGGCGCTCGGCGTCATGCTGCTGCCGCAGATGCTGGCGGCGCGCGATCTGCCTTTTCCGCGCCTGAGTGCCTTCGCCATCTGGGCCTATGTGGTCGGCGGGCTCGTTTTCTTCTCGACCATCTTCTACGACCTCGCGCCGAAAGGCGGCTGGTTCATGTATCCGCCGCTGACGCTCATGGAATATTCGCCGGGTGACAACGCCGATTTCTGGCTGCTCGGCATCGGCTTCATCGAGATTTCGGCGATCGCAGGGGCGGTGGAGATCGTCGTTGGCGCGCTGAGGACACGGCCGCCGGGCATGTCGCTCGCCAAGATGCCGATCTTCGCCTGGACGATGCTGATCTTCGCCAGCATGATCATGTTCGCCTTCCCGTCAGTGATTCTGGCTACGATGATGCTGGAGATCGAGCGGGCGTTCGGCTGGCCCTTCTTCACCGCCGCGCTGGGGGGAGATCCGCTGCTCTGGCAGCATCTCTTCTGGTTCTTCGGGCACCCGGAAGTCTACATCATCTTCCTTCCGGCCGCAGGTCTCGTCTCGATGATGGTACCGACCATGGCCCGCACGCCGCTCGTCGGCTATCACCTGATCGTCGTCGCCTTGATCGGCACGGGCTTTTTCAGCTTCGGGCTCTGGGTGCACCACATGTTCACGACAGGCATTCCGGCGCTGAGCCTCGCCTTCTTCTCCGCCGCCAGCATGGCGGTCGCCGTTCCCTCGGGCATCCAGGTCTTTTCGTGGATCGCGACCATCGCCGCGGGACGGGAGCGCTTCCGAATAACGACCGCATCGCTGTTCATTCTCGGCTTCCTGTTCATTTTCACCCTTGGCGGGCTTACCGGCGTCATGGTGGCCATGGTGCCCTTCGACCATCAGGTACACGACACCTACTTCGTGGTTGCACATTTCCACTACGTGCTGATCGGCGGGTTCGTCTTCCCGCTGTTTGCGGCGATCTATTACTGGATGCCGCTCTTCAGCCGCCGGATGCTCTCTGAACGGCTGGGCCGGTGGGTCTTCTGGCTGATCTTCATCGGCTTCAACGTCACCTTTCTGCCGATGCATCTGACCGGTCTCAGAGGCATGCCGCGGCGGGTCTGGACCTATCCCGGCGACATGGGCTGGGACACGCTGAACCTCATCTCAACCGTGGGGACCTATGTGCTTGCCGCCGGCGTACTCGTCTTTCTGGTGGATCTCGCCGCGAAGTTCCGCCCCGGCAACGGACCTCACGAGAACCCTTGGGGAGCGGGCACGCTCGAATGGCTGCCGAACGACGTCTATTCCACCCGAAGCATCCCTCACATCACCAGTCGCGAACCGCTCTGGGATCGGCCGAGCCTCCCTCAGGAGGTACGCGACGGCCATCACTATCTTCCAAACGCTCCGACCGGCTGGCGGGAAACGATCGTGACCTCGCCGATCCATGCCCGTCCGCAATATGTCATTCAGATGCCCGGTCCCGGCTGGCCGCCTTTCCTCGCGGCCGTCTTCACGGCGGCGTTCTTCCTGCTGCTGACGGTCAAGATGGTGACGATCGCGACGATCTGCGGAGTTCTCGCCATCGCCTTCATCCTCGTCTGGGCCTGGGGGCTCGACCCCGGGCCTTCGAAAGGCATGATCGAAATCGCCAAGGGCGTTCGCCTTCCCACCTATATGAGCGGACCGACATCGCATTCCTGGTGGGCGATGGTGGTCCTGATGTTCGTTGCGGCGTCCCTCTATCTCGCCTATGTCTTTTCCTACCTTTTCCTCTGGGTCGTCTCGCCGGAGGTCTGGGCCCCGGCAGGTTCTCCGGAACCACCGCCGCTTCGCTGGCCCTTGGGGTCCGCGGCGCTGCTTCTTACCGGCTCGGGTATCTTATGGCTTGTCAGCCGCAGGCTGGGGATGTTCTCGGCATCGCGCCTGGCAATGGCGGCCGCCCTGCTTCTTTCGCTCGCCTGCCTGACGGGTGCGTTCGCACTTGAACTCCGGGGACACTTGGCGACCGGCTTGAGCCCCAATGGGAACGCTTACGGAGCCATGGTTTATCTCGGCGCCGTTCTCTTCGCTCAACTCGTCTTCGCCCTGCTGATCATGGGACTGTTCGCGATGGCGCGGCATCTGGCCGGGAAGCTGGATGCCGTACGGCGGGTGACCTACGACAGCTACGCGCTGCTCTATCACTACGCCGTCGCCCAGTCGCTGCTGGGCCTCGGACTAATTCACGGCTTCCCGCGACTGATCGGATAG
- a CDS encoding LacI family DNA-binding transcriptional regulator, translated as MSGGASTVTRQIKTMEDFSEFVGLSRPTVSKYFNDPSSVRKKTRDAIEAAIKQSGFRPNIFAVNLNRRRTNILGVIVPNSTDPFYMALTRRIEHIADQAGFLAFVLSSDGRPEMEERAIETFKSMNVAGAIIAPLGVQSHHQKLSALGQSIPLIYVDSPLDDSSSFVGTDNRQSFRLMVDYLCRSGGPPCYLGMPPVNNNAMARQDAYVEAMRQLKMKPAVVETTAYASWDFEKFGFDETLRILSSGGFPTQTVLCANDRVAFGVIAAAFQSGLKVGRDADSDLRVAGHDDHPLSRYTCPPLTTVAQNYNEIGRLAIELLLFKLGEASGNGEAFRDDERILLSAEIMLRGSA; from the coding sequence ATGAGCGGGGGCGCTTCGACCGTGACCAGACAGATCAAGACGATGGAGGATTTTTCGGAGTTCGTCGGACTGTCGCGCCCCACCGTCTCCAAATATTTCAACGACCCCTCATCGGTGCGCAAGAAGACACGCGACGCCATCGAGGCGGCGATAAAGCAATCGGGCTTTCGGCCGAACATCTTCGCCGTCAACCTGAACCGCCGCCGCACCAATATCCTCGGGGTCATCGTGCCCAACTCGACGGACCCGTTCTACATGGCGCTGACGCGCCGCATCGAGCATATTGCCGATCAGGCGGGGTTCCTCGCCTTCGTCCTTTCCTCGGACGGCAGGCCCGAGATGGAAGAACGGGCGATCGAAACCTTCAAGTCGATGAACGTCGCCGGCGCGATCATCGCGCCGCTCGGCGTCCAGTCGCATCACCAGAAGCTGAGCGCGCTCGGACAAAGCATCCCGCTGATCTATGTCGACTCGCCGCTCGACGACAGTTCCTCCTTCGTCGGAACCGACAACCGGCAGAGCTTCAGGCTGATGGTCGACTATCTCTGCCGTTCGGGTGGCCCGCCCTGCTATCTCGGTATGCCCCCGGTCAACAACAACGCCATGGCGCGCCAGGACGCTTATGTCGAAGCCATGCGGCAGCTGAAGATGAAGCCGGCGGTCGTAGAGACGACGGCATATGCCTCCTGGGACTTCGAGAAGTTCGGCTTCGACGAGACGCTGCGCATCCTGTCCAGTGGCGGTTTCCCGACGCAAACCGTTCTTTGCGCGAACGACCGCGTCGCCTTCGGCGTCATTGCCGCCGCGTTTCAGTCCGGCCTGAAGGTCGGGCGGGATGCCGACAGCGATCTGAGGGTCGCCGGGCACGACGACCATCCCTTGTCCCGCTACACCTGTCCGCCACTGACGACGGTCGCGCAGAACTACAACGAAATCGGCAGGCTGGCGATCGAACTGCTCCTGTTCAAGCTCGGCGAGGCTTCCGGTAACGGTGAAGCCTTTCGCGACGACGAACGCATTTTACTGAGCGCGGAGATCATGTTGCGCGGTTCGGCTTAG
- a CDS encoding D-tagatose-bisphosphate aldolase, class II, non-catalytic subunit: protein MQENYLIDIARWSKRPGPRGIPSICSAHPLVIEAAMLRARRENTPVLIEATCNQVNQDGGYTGMTPEDFTRFVGAIADRIAFPREKILLGGDHLGPNPWKHLPAAEAMAKAEAMIAAYAKAGFTKLHLDTSMGCAGEPTALPDATTAARAARLAAVAEDAIGGCGGVLPVYIIGTEVPIPGGALEELDTLEVTAPEAAIETVRVHRAAFEEAGAAGAFSRVVGAVVQPGVEFGNENVIAYDRARAEKLSATLGQLDGMVFEAHSTDYQTPDALRQLVADGFAILKVGPGLTFALREALYGLDQIAAFFFPAARERTLAEVTEAVMREEPANWGKYYHGSADEQRLQRHFSYSDRIRYYWPHPKAAAAVDELMSLLDGVAIPETLISQFLAGSYARVRNGEVAPQAKPLALAAVDAVLQDYFAACRV from the coding sequence ATGCAAGAGAACTATCTCATCGACATCGCCCGGTGGAGCAAGCGTCCCGGTCCGCGCGGCATACCGTCGATCTGTTCCGCGCACCCGCTCGTCATCGAAGCCGCCATGCTGCGCGCGCGCCGGGAGAATACGCCGGTGCTGATCGAGGCGACCTGCAACCAGGTCAATCAGGACGGCGGCTATACCGGAATGACGCCTGAGGATTTCACCCGCTTCGTCGGCGCCATCGCCGACCGGATCGCGTTCCCCCGGGAGAAGATCCTGCTCGGCGGCGACCATCTCGGCCCCAATCCCTGGAAGCATCTGCCCGCCGCGGAGGCGATGGCCAAGGCAGAGGCGATGATCGCGGCCTACGCGAAAGCTGGATTCACCAAACTGCATCTCGACACCAGCATGGGATGCGCCGGCGAACCGACGGCCTTGCCCGATGCCACGACGGCGGCCCGCGCGGCGCGGCTCGCGGCCGTCGCCGAAGACGCCATCGGCGGCTGCGGGGGCGTACTCCCGGTCTACATCATCGGCACCGAAGTCCCGATACCGGGCGGCGCGCTCGAAGAGCTGGACACGCTCGAGGTGACTGCTCCCGAAGCCGCCATAGAAACCGTGCGCGTCCATCGCGCGGCGTTCGAGGAAGCCGGCGCCGCCGGTGCCTTCAGCCGCGTCGTGGGCGCCGTCGTCCAGCCGGGCGTGGAATTCGGCAACGAGAACGTCATTGCCTATGATCGTGCCAGGGCCGAAAAGCTCAGCGCCACGCTGGGCCAACTTGACGGGATGGTCTTCGAGGCCCATTCCACCGATTACCAGACGCCTGATGCGCTTCGCCAACTGGTCGCCGACGGCTTCGCGATCCTGAAGGTCGGACCCGGCCTCACCTTTGCTCTTCGTGAAGCCCTCTACGGCCTCGACCAGATCGCTGCCTTTTTCTTTCCGGCCGCGCGCGAGCGGACGCTTGCCGAAGTCACGGAAGCGGTGATGCGCGAGGAACCGGCGAACTGGGGCAAATACTATCACGGCTCGGCGGACGAGCAGCGCCTTCAGCGGCACTTCTCCTATAGCGACCGCATACGCTATTACTGGCCGCATCCGAAGGCCGCTGCAGCCGTGGACGAACTCATGTCTCTGCTCGACGGCGTTGCGATCCCGGAAACGCTGATCAGCCAGTTTCTCGCCGGCAGCTACGCGCGCGTTCGCAATGGCGAGGTCGCGCCGCAGGCCAAGCCGTTGGCGCTTGCCGCCGTCGACGCCGTTCTGCAGGACTATTTCGCGGCGTGCCGGGTCTAG
- a CDS encoding sugar kinase: protein MHKILTIGEILVEIIATEKGDGFRQATPLIGPFPSGAPAIFIDQAGKLGQPCAIISRVGGDDFGTVNLQRLEGDGVDISGVEVDPLATTGSAFVRYRPDGSRAFVFNIRDSACGKIMLDARMTRLVGECSHIHVMGSSLYAPSVVESILAAIGIVKAGGGTVSFDPNLRPEILKSPGMREALLTVLAETDLFLPSGDELFLFTEAKTEGQAVAELLASGIKAVVVKRGAAGASYFDTVTALSLPGFPVEEIDPTGAGDCFGATFVSFWLNGASPREALEFAAASGARAVMHFGPMEGASTRAELERFISEQQA, encoded by the coding sequence ATGCACAAGATACTGACGATCGGCGAGATTCTCGTCGAGATCATCGCGACCGAGAAGGGTGACGGGTTCCGCCAGGCGACGCCGCTCATCGGCCCCTTCCCTTCAGGTGCACCGGCCATATTCATCGACCAGGCCGGGAAGCTCGGTCAGCCATGCGCGATCATCTCCCGCGTCGGAGGGGATGATTTCGGCACGGTCAACCTCCAACGTCTCGAGGGCGACGGCGTCGACATTTCCGGCGTCGAGGTCGATCCGCTCGCCACGACCGGCAGCGCCTTCGTCCGCTACCGGCCCGATGGCAGCCGCGCTTTCGTCTTCAACATCCGCGACAGCGCCTGCGGCAAGATCATGCTCGACGCGCGAATGACCCGGCTCGTCGGCGAATGCAGCCATATCCATGTCATGGGCTCGTCGCTCTACGCGCCGAGCGTGGTCGAAAGCATTCTCGCCGCGATCGGGATCGTCAAGGCGGGCGGGGGCACCGTCTCCTTCGATCCGAATCTTCGCCCGGAGATCCTCAAAAGCCCCGGCATGCGCGAGGCGCTGCTTACGGTGCTCGCCGAGACAGATCTCTTCCTGCCGAGCGGAGACGAGCTATTCCTCTTTACCGAAGCCAAGACGGAAGGTCAGGCGGTCGCGGAGCTCCTCGCATCCGGCATCAAAGCCGTCGTCGTCAAACGCGGCGCAGCAGGCGCCAGCTATTTCGATACCGTGACGGCGCTATCCCTGCCGGGCTTCCCTGTCGAGGAGATCGACCCGACCGGGGCCGGCGATTGTTTCGGCGCCACCTTCGTCAGCTTCTGGCTCAACGGGGCGAGCCCCCGCGAAGCCCTTGAATTCGCCGCCGCTTCCGGCGCCCGCGCCGTCATGCACTTCGGCCCCATGGAAGGCGCTTCGACACGCGCGGAACTCGAACGATTCATCAGCGAGCAACAGGCCTGA
- a CDS encoding ABC transporter permease — translation MTQNTAAKAALVRALKQYGGIFLSLVMLCIVFSFFNPRFMTVVNFMNILQQVAVVAIAAFGMTWVILLGEIDLSVGSIIAVAGMVGAQCFAFGMGFVPAIALTLVAGALMGMLNGVLTAKLLLPSFIVTVATMGIYRGMVSLPTNGAPAMIENETWTAIGTESFLGLPIIIWVVAVLFVINQIVLSKTSFGRRAYLTGGNREAAVYSGIKVDRLKILIFMISGVMAAISGILLSSRLFSAQTNAGMSYELDAIAAAVLGGTSLAGGVGTMVGTLIGALIIGVMNNGMNMLSVPYFYQLIVKGLVILVAVWLDVRAKQAKR, via the coding sequence ATGACACAGAACACAGCAGCCAAAGCCGCCCTTGTTCGGGCTCTCAAGCAATATGGCGGCATCTTCCTTTCGCTGGTGATGCTCTGCATCGTCTTTTCCTTCTTCAACCCGCGCTTCATGACGGTTGTAAACTTCATGAACATCCTGCAGCAGGTCGCCGTTGTCGCTATCGCGGCCTTCGGGATGACGTGGGTGATCCTGCTCGGCGAGATCGATCTTTCCGTCGGCTCGATCATCGCGGTGGCAGGAATGGTCGGGGCGCAATGCTTTGCCTTCGGGATGGGTTTCGTGCCGGCGATTGCGCTGACGCTCGTTGCCGGCGCCCTGATGGGAATGTTGAACGGGGTGCTGACGGCCAAGCTGCTCTTGCCGTCCTTCATCGTCACCGTCGCGACCATGGGTATCTATCGCGGCATGGTGAGCCTGCCCACCAACGGCGCGCCGGCCATGATCGAGAACGAAACCTGGACCGCAATCGGCACCGAGAGTTTCCTGGGGCTGCCGATCATCATCTGGGTCGTCGCCGTCCTCTTCGTCATCAATCAGATCGTGCTCAGCAAGACGAGCTTCGGCCGGCGCGCCTATCTGACCGGCGGAAACCGCGAGGCGGCCGTCTACTCCGGCATCAAGGTCGACCGGCTGAAGATCCTGATCTTCATGATCTCCGGCGTGATGGCGGCCATCAGCGGCATTCTACTTTCCTCCCGCCTGTTCTCCGCACAGACCAATGCGGGCATGAGCTACGAGCTTGACGCCATCGCGGCGGCCGTTCTCGGCGGCACCAGCCTTGCCGGCGGCGTCGGAACCATGGTCGGCACGCTGATCGGCGCGCTCATCATCGGCGTGATGAACAACGGCATGAACATGCTCTCCGTCCCCTACTTCTATCAGCTGATCGTCAAGGGCCTGGTGATCCTCGTCGCCGTCTGGCTCGACGTCCGCGCCAAGCAGGCAAAGCGCTGA
- a CDS encoding sugar ABC transporter ATP-binding protein encodes MHGSAADTILKITHVTKSFGQVAALKGMRLEVRRGRVHTLLGENGAGKSTLMKILAGVHGATSGEIVLDGQPYRPANPQEAASLGLAIVFQELSLCNNLTVAENILATREPRRFGFINDKALVAKAQRIVTDLGLPIDVTEKVGNLSIAQRQLVEIAKGLSHDAKVVILDEPTSSLSDSEAEILFEIIGRLKQRNAAIIYISHRMEEIMRLSDDITVIRDGEYVSTHARDEVTIETLIALMVGRRMDEIYPPPMHHVAADGAPVLAVDRLTREGEFHDVSFHVRAGEILGFFGLVGSGRSEVMNALFGMKNAEGTVHLDGEAVRFRSPDEAIARGVGFVTENRKEEGLVLGHSVEWNISMAALANFAGGLGFIRNGAERAAASEQVGKLSIKTNSLETPAGALSGGNQQKIVLAKWLLTRPKVLILDEPTRGVDVGAKFEIYKIIRQLAAEGTAILLISSDLPEVLGMSDRVVVMHEGAPGATLEGSALTPETIMAHATGFQS; translated from the coding sequence ATGCATGGTTCCGCTGCGGATACCATTCTCAAGATCACCCATGTCACCAAGTCCTTCGGGCAGGTCGCCGCTCTCAAGGGGATGCGGCTCGAAGTCCGGCGCGGCCGGGTGCATACGCTGCTCGGCGAAAACGGCGCCGGCAAATCGACCTTGATGAAGATTCTCGCCGGCGTGCACGGGGCAACGTCGGGAGAGATCGTTCTCGACGGACAGCCCTACCGGCCCGCCAACCCGCAGGAGGCCGCCTCGCTCGGGCTGGCGATCGTCTTCCAGGAATTGAGCCTCTGCAACAATCTGACGGTCGCTGAGAACATCCTCGCCACGCGCGAGCCGCGCCGTTTCGGCTTCATCAACGACAAGGCGCTCGTCGCAAAGGCGCAACGGATCGTAACCGACCTCGGACTTCCCATCGACGTAACGGAGAAGGTCGGCAATCTCTCGATCGCCCAGCGACAACTCGTCGAGATCGCCAAGGGCCTGAGCCATGATGCCAAGGTCGTCATTCTGGACGAGCCGACTTCCTCGCTCAGCGACAGCGAGGCCGAGATCCTCTTCGAGATCATCGGCCGGCTGAAGCAGCGCAACGCGGCGATCATCTATATTTCGCACCGCATGGAAGAGATCATGCGGCTCAGCGACGACATCACCGTCATCAGAGACGGCGAATATGTCTCGACGCATGCGCGCGACGAAGTCACCATCGAGACGCTGATCGCATTGATGGTCGGGCGCCGCATGGACGAAATCTACCCGCCGCCGATGCACCATGTGGCGGCGGACGGCGCCCCGGTCCTTGCAGTCGACCGGTTGACGCGCGAAGGCGAGTTTCACGACGTGTCCTTCCACGTGCGCGCCGGTGAGATCCTCGGCTTCTTCGGGCTTGTCGGTTCGGGCCGCTCGGAGGTGATGAACGCGCTCTTCGGCATGAAGAACGCCGAAGGCACGGTTCACCTCGATGGCGAGGCCGTGCGGTTCCGTTCCCCGGACGAGGCCATCGCCCGCGGCGTCGGTTTCGTGACGGAGAACCGGAAGGAAGAGGGCCTTGTCCTCGGCCACAGCGTCGAGTGGAACATATCCATGGCGGCTCTCGCGAACTTCGCCGGGGGTTTGGGCTTCATCCGCAACGGCGCGGAACGGGCGGCGGCATCCGAACAGGTCGGGAAGCTCTCCATCAAGACGAACTCGCTGGAAACGCCGGCGGGGGCGCTCAGCGGCGGCAACCAGCAGAAGATAGTGCTCGCCAAATGGCTGCTCACGCGGCCCAAGGTGCTGATCCTCGACGAGCCGACTCGCGGCGTCGACGTCGGCGCGAAATTCGAGATCTACAAGATCATCCGCCAGCTGGCGGCCGAGGGAACGGCAATTCTGCTGATCTCCTCCGACCTGCCCGAAGTCCTGGGAATGAGCGACCGCGTGGTCGTCATGCATGAAGGCGCGCCCGGCGCCACGCTCGAAGGTTCCGCCCTCACTCCAGAGACGATCATGGCTCACGCGACAGGGTTTCAATCATGA